A portion of the Plasmodium gaboni strain SY75 chromosome 5, whole genome shotgun sequence genome contains these proteins:
- a CDS encoding putative membrane protein (conserved Plasmodium membrane protein, unknown function) has product MYLFKNAKDSLINSLQYDKSSPLIKLNYICKVLLRFTFLVSFSFLAIIVSTFYVENNIINKKLLQSFEITSLMLSLLSFIILIRQNGTYILSKIKMYPFSFKDLIDVSLSTGVVTISVLDIFLCYLFLIVELLVFLIALFSLYECLDNPYMKDNENMNSFSLQFTSVSYIGLYIISQMIVFRSMPYHPTEYLGYIFKNIFDDIFCVMKKIWNFLF; this is encoded by the exons atgtatttgTTTAAAAACGCAAAAGATTCCCTTATCAACTCCTTACAGTATGATAAATCGTCCCCcttaataaaattaaattatatttgCAAGGTTCTTCTTAGGTTTACTTTTTTGGTGTCTTTCTCTTTCTTAGCTATTATAGTGTCAACATTTTATGtggaaaataatataataaataaaa AGTTATTACAATCATTTGAAATAACATCACTTATGCTCTCCCTACTATCCtttatcatattaataagaCAAAACGGAACTTATATACTATctaaaattaaaatgtatCCTTTCTCGTTTAAGGATTTAATCGATGTTTCCTTATCCACAGGAGTAGTGACCATATCAGTCCTTGATATTTTTCTG TGTtatctttttcttataGTTGAACTTTTAGTCTTTTTAATAG CTCTATTTTCGCTGTATGAGTGTTTAGATAACCCTTATATGAAGGACAATGAAAACATGAATTCTTTCA GTTTACAATTCACTTCAGTGTCTTATATAGGcctttatataatttctcAAATGATCGTGTTTAGATCTATGCCTTATCACCCTACGGAATAttt GggatatatatttaagaaCATATTTGATGATATCTTTTGTGTCATGAAAAAGATATGgaattttttattttaa
- a CDS encoding hypothetical protein (conserved Plasmodium protein, unknown function), with protein sequence MFSYVYVLIFLLSLILIPLEPKFFFFFFNYLFFSINNVSFARISFSNYYKNTYEYRADNKSKKISLLNIKDKEREFLYKNKSGNKLSLKNNKCDDIHSYKINKVKNKYIYLYIYNNKKKNIVINNKLNKLKENILYRLENNYNIYKYKKLVSYNFILPYFRGLYKRGGDSIKDLSFKYIDRYFFEYINRYPYMKKNKNFIHHNNNCKNIMKMNEHKNNFNQTNEEDKHDHNNVGKLKYNYNLSCAFPEEIINHYKAAGFFLVKADINDDNNNNNNNNNNDDNNNYYHNVNVKTNPKGINIKFLLGSDPLTAKDMMKITNEEEKEKKRKEGELNILGGKKNAEEKYPIQTAYRELSEESLYMYNIFISYFSYLHYVMKYMYPSSNSSSHNNNVGKGQENVISSYEHFLSNNFLKDISNYTLQEKERIINLHINNLMIFFKEKGFNLEEHYNEIYRCSLPPPCKNKDMNQNMSHHNDDKKCDNKKCDDKKCDDNKCDDKKCDDKKCDNKKCDNKKCDDKKCDNQIPNNYRQNSLCDTSNNHLNINNKESNTFEDQMIDKNKLNPYEYIHKEINIYERVEDYRKDNFKLYYKEGKYCIYFFNVLQYDYRNMLQYMNNFFWENCIIFYNILLKENYKYLISSRLKKDSEYESYEFNNIQFEKNVHPHLYQNFINIKNYNESIYNDKNKTCYSFYYNINKYDNTKFDSGFMNNLMWVDFSIILLQLVIDIERSKNVAFNLYNIYDQIIKNYYNHKQNNKNNYIIFFDNGNSITISYYIIYKIYQLYNPFHYNLISLFKNKKYSEFLILFFSPFNTKLNKNNLQHYLSTNINIPFRKFFKRLILSSSLWIFFFFNFISTIPTK encoded by the coding sequence atgttttcatatgtttatgttttaattttcttGCTTTCTTTAATTTTGATACCCTTGGAGCccaaattttttttttttttttttaattatttatttttttctattaatAATGTTAGTTTCGCAAGGATTAGTTtttcaaattattataagaataCATACGAATATAGAGCTGATAACAAATCGAAGAAGATAAGTTTGCTTAATATTAAAGATAAAGAAAGAGAATTTCTATATAAGAATAAGAGTGGTAACAAATTGTCTTTgaagaataataaatgcGATGATATACATTcatacaaaataaataaagttaagaataaatatatatatttatatatatataataataagaagaaaaatatagtTATAAATAACAAATTGAATAAACTAAAAgagaatatattatatagattagaaaataattataatatatataaatacaaaaaattgGTATCctataattttatattaccATATTTTCGGGGCCTATATAAAAGAGGAGGAGATTCTATAAAGgatttatcttttaaatatattgatCGTTActtttttgaatatataaataggTACCCCTATATgaaaaagaacaaaaacTTTATTCATCacaataataattgtaagaatataatgaaaatgaatgaacacaaaaataatttcaATCAAACAAATGAGGAAGATAAACATGATCATAATAATGTAGGcaaattaaaatataattataatttaagTTGTGCATTTCCtgaagaaataataaatcattatAAAGCTGCAGGATTTTTTCTTGTAAAAGCagatataaatgatgataataataataataataataataataataatgatgataataataattattaccATAATGTAAATGTGAAAACGAACCCAAAAGGGAtcaatataaaatttttgCTAGGATCAGATCCACTGACAGCAAAAgatatgatgaaaataactaacgaagaagaaaaggagaaaaaaagaaaagaaggagaattaaatattttaggaggaaaaaaaaatgcGGAAGAAAAATATCCTATTCAAACTGCTTATAGAGAATTAAGTGAAGAGagtttatatatgtataatatttttatttcatattttagTTACTTGCATTATGttatgaaatatatgtatCCATCATCAAATAGTAGTAgtcataataataatgttgGTAAGGGCCAAGAAAATGTCATATCTTCATACGAACATTTTTTAAGTAACAactttttaaaagatatttCAAATTATACTTTACaagaaaaagaaagaataataaatctACACATCAACAATCttatgatattttttaaagaaaaaggaTTTAATTTAGAAGAAcattataatgaaatatatagatGTTCCTTACCACCTCCATGcaaaaataaagatatgAACCAGAACATGAGTCATCACAATGATGACAAAAAATGTGATAACAAAAAATGTGATGACAAAAAATGTGATGACAATAAATGTGATGACAAAAAATGTGATGACAAAAAATGTGATAACAAAAAATGTGATAACAAAAAATGTGATGACAAAAAATGTGATAACCAAATTCCTAATAATTATAGGCAGAATTCCTTATGTGATACTTCAAACAAccatttaaatattaataataaagaatcTAATACTTTTGAAGATCAAATGatagataaaaataaactGAATCCATATGAGTATATAcataaagaaataaatatatatgaacgTGTAGAAGATTATAGAAAagataattttaaattatattataaagaaggaaagtattgtatatatttttttaatgtccttcaatatgattatagaaatatgttacaatatatgaataattttttttgggagaattgtataatattttataatatattattaaaagaaaattataaatatttaatttcatcacgtttaaaaaaagatagTGAATATGAATCATatgaatttaataatattcaatttgaaaaaaatgttcatcctcatttatatcaaaattttattaacataaagaattataatgaatcaatttataatgataagaataaaacttgttattctttttattataatatcaataaatatgataatacaAAATTTGATTCTGGTTTTATGAATAATCTTATGTGGGTTGATTTCTCTATAATTCTTTTACAATTAGTTATAGATATAGAACGTTCAAAAAATGTAGCATTTAatctttataatatatatgatcaaataattaaaaattattataatcataaacaaaataataaaaataattatatcattttttttgataatgGAAATTCAATAActatttcatattatataatatataaaatttatcAACTTTATAATCcttttcattataatttaatttcattattcaaaaataaaaaatattctgaattcttaattctttttttttcaccatttaatacaaaattaaataaaaataatctacaacattatttatcaactaatattaatataccattcagaaaattttttaaaagattaATTCTTTCTTCTTCTCTCTGgattttcttttttttcaattttatttcaaCCATACCTACAAAATGA
- a CDS encoding putative aspartate--tRNA ligase yields the protein MIYVVKYLFLIYYINTIFLKRVLFCYSYNLSDNFSLYNNLNFASYTRNKKRKKINKYHNIYYHKSDLHYENNIANNYISNSCFLNKYYYIYHKKKHKLNFVNSPILYDDECILKNPFNSFTTKEGIKNKNSYKNVNINVMRKKGMIYLTFNNKKNDNTIKNDSNYDVDILDTCNMEETNILPSTSWGHFSLFYGSPLNRDYYTYEDIIKYIQTNKKSFTRCINNNKNNDNNNNNNNNNNNNNNNNNVDVTKQTFIDKKCILIRGRIEKKKKQSKRIFLYVRLNNGIYLTCVYEKKITTNKNNESIYPIDNMYTYIKNLKNESVIDIVGKIKLHGILYKHDVPYIESFLNQKTIEIVVQKIDCISESFYNPPISINDSDMNTDRMKMIIWGGDNKIEDTDKDGHTKNNNIDQEGHTKNNIIDQEGHTKNNNIYQEGHTKNNIIDQAGHTKNNNIDQAGHTPNNIIDQAGHTPNNINDHSDHTPNNINDHHSNNNYEEEKKINTNENMLKVENLCLNYRNAINHIILYIKSKIFQRFRDILERDGHTEIFTPKFIKIKESEKKQSFDINENNYEEIEDNNIENNNSSENNNINVQLIGSEGGCKCYKLEGQNIVLSQSPQLYKQMLINSDFDKVYEINYCYRNEKFHTSRHLNEFMSLDIERVIYDNYYEIIIYMYNILKNINTYINNTYSNELNILSSFYNNNNTYTASQFSDNPIVISFSEAQDILDKYYRNNKNDILLHQQNNMNNKDTYIYNKKHNKYIKILNEQEKKNMEKKIMFESSQKNKLHNIYYYNKILKYYKINKQKDIFKYETYDIDKEYNKMNKYNDTYYQFLNTYNKDEFYRQLLLFFNNMYDKYDEDKKKLQENNDKELKIQNEIINGQQDGVNFKCYESDNNNNNNNNNNKDAYIKTMYDFINIINKKKKKTYNKKNNNNNNNNNNDDDDGNIFITEPLSYNNLKNKYILYDDFTNDELNYLYLFIKNNFYSDIFIIDQYPIFLRPYYTCSNMYDLRFSNSYDFIYKGIEIISGSQRINNLPILLFKTLKENKLISLSTYLHNQNNFYLLNYLNNFKKLINKKSTIYKYFNSFQYASKPHGGLALGIERYLMTLLNINNIKNVTLSE from the coding sequence atgatatatgttgtgaaatatttatttctgatttactatataaatacaatatttttaaaaagagttttattttgttattcatataatttatcagataatttttctttatataataatttaaattttgCCTCCTACAcaagaaataaaaaaagaaagaaaataaataaatatcataatatttattatcataaaaGTGATTTACATTATGAGAATAATATCGcgaataattatataagtaattcttgttttttaaataagtattattatatatatcataagAAGAAacataaattaaattttgttaatagtcctattttatatgatgatgagtgtattttaaaaaatccttttaattcttttacAACAAAGGAaggaataaaaaataaaaacagTTACAAAAATGTAAACATAAATGTTATGAGAAAAAAAGGTATGATTTATTTAACgtttaataataaaaaaaatgataacaCTATTAAGAATGATAGTAATTATGATGTTGATATATTGGATACATGCAACATGGAAgaaacaaatattttacCTTCAACGAGCTGGGGACACttttctcttttttatGGTTCACCTTTAAATAGAGATTATTATACTTATGAggatattataaaatatatacaaacaaataaaaagaGCTTCACAAGGTGtataaacaataataaaaataatgacaacaacaacaacaacaacaacaataataataataataataataataacaatgTAGATGTAACAAAACAAACATTTATTGATAAAAAATGCATACTTATTAGAGGTCGcatagaaaaaaaaaaaaaacaatcCAAACGGATTTTCTTATATGTAAGATTAAATAATGGTATCTACTTAACATGTgtatatgaaaaaaaaattacaacaaataaaaataatgaatcTATATATCCAATAGATAATATGTATACCtatataaagaatttaaaaaatgaaagtGTTATAGATATTGTAGGAAAGATTAAATTACATGgaattttatataaacacGACGTACCATATATAGAAAGCTTTCTTAATCAAAAAACTATCGAAATTGTAGTACAAAAAATTGATTGTATTTCAGAATCGTTTTATAATCCTCCAATTAGCATAAATGATAGTGATATGAACACAGACAGGATGAAAATGATCATATGGGGGGGGgataataaaattgaaGATACTGATAAAGATGGTCATactaaaaataataatattgatcAAGAGGGTCATactaaaaataatattattgatCAAGAGGGTCATactaaaaataataatatttatcaaGAGGGTCATactaaaaataatattattgatCAAGCGGGTCATAcgaaaaataataatattgatcAAGCGGGTCATACTccaaataatattattgatCAAGCGGGTCATACTccaaataatattaatgacCATTCTGATCATACTccaaataatattaatgacCATCACAgcaataataattatgaagaagaaaaaaaaataaatacaaacGAAAACATGCTGAAAGTAGAAAATTTATGCTTAAATTATAGAAATGCaataaatcatataattttatatattaaaagtaaaatattCCAAAGATTTAGAGACATATTAGAAAGGGATGGACATACAGAAATATTCACACcaaaatttataaaaattaaagaatctgaaaaaaaacaatcttttgatataaatgaaaataattatgaagaaatagaagataataatatagagaataataattcatcagaaaataataatataaatgttcAATTAATAGGATCTGAAGGAGGTTGTAAATGTTATAAGCTGGAGGGACAAAATATTGTATTATCACAAAGTCcacaattatataaacaaatgCTAATAAATTCGGATTTTGACAAAGtttatgaaataaattattgttatagaaatgaaaaatttCATACCTCAAGACATTTAAATGAATTTATGTCTTTAGATATTGAAAGAgtaatatatgataattactatgaaattattatatatatgtataatatcttaaaaaatatcaatacatatataaataatacctattcaaatgaattaaatattttatcatctttttataataataataatacatatacaGCTAGCCAATTTTCAGATAATCCAATAgtcatttctttttctgAAGCTCAAGATATATTAGATAAGtattatagaaataataaaaacgatatattattacatcaacaaaacaatatgaataacaaagatacatatatatataataagaaacataataaatatataaaaatattaaatgagcaagaaaaaaaaaatatggagaaaaaaattatgtttGAATCATCTCAAAAGAATAAATTgcataatatatattattacaataaaatattaaaatattataaaataaataaacaaaaagatatatttaagtATGAAACTTATGATATAGACAAggaatataataaaatgaacaaatataatgatacatattatcaatttttaaatacttataataaagatgaaTTTTATAGACagttattattattttttaataacatGTATGATAAGTATGATGAGGACAAAAAGAAACTACAAGAAAATAATGACAAGgaattaaaaatacaaaatgaGATAATAAATGGTCAACAAGATGGTGtaaattttaaatgttatgaaagtgataataataataataataataataataataataaggatgcatatattaaaaccatgtatgattttataaacattataaataaaaaaaaaaaaaaaacatataataaaaaaaataataataataataataataataataatgatgatgatgatggtaatatattcattacAGAACctttatcatataataatttaaaaaataaatatattttatatgacGATTTTACAAATGACGAATTaaattatctttatttatttataaaaaataatttctatagtgatatatttattatagATCAGTATccaatatttttaagaCCATATTATACATGTAGTAATATGTATGATTTAAGATTTTCTAATAGTTatgattttatatataaaggtatagaaataatatcTGGAAGTCAACGAATTAATAACTTACCAATATTactttttaaaacattaaaagaaaataaacTAATATCCTTGTCAACTTATCTTcataatcaaaataatttttactTACTAAATTATCTTAAtaatttcaaaaaattaataaacaaaaaatcaacaatttataaatattttaattcttttcAGTATGCCTCAAAACCACATGGAGGATTAGCTCTAGGCATAGAAAGATATCTTATGACTCtcttaaatataaacaatataaaaaatgttacCTTATCcgaataa
- a CDS encoding putative ribose 5-phosphate epimerase, which yields MDSLKKIVAYKAVDEYVQSNMTVGLGTGSTVFYVLERIDSLLKNGKLKDVVCIPTSIDTELKARKMGIPLTTLEKYSKIDITIDGTDEIDLDLNLIKGRGGALVREKLVASSSALFIIIGDESKLCINGLGMTGAVPIEILTFGYEKIIENLLKIYTLKGCTYKMRKRNGEIFITDNKNYIVDFFFTEPIQDLLETCTRIKMTTGVVDHGIFVNMTNVALISKHDGTVLTLNKKYE from the exons ATGGACagtttaaaaaaaatagta GCATATAAAGCAGTAGACGAATATGTGCAATCTAATATGACGGTAGGACTGGGAACAGGTTCTACAGTTTTCTATGTACTTGAGCGTATTGATAgtttattaaaaaatggaaaattAAAAGACGTTGTATGTATACCCACAAGTATCGACACAGAATTGAAg GCGAGAAAAATGGGTATACCCTTGACCACAttagaaaaatattcaaaaattGATATTACCATAGACGGAACAGATGAAATAGATTTAgatttaaatttaataaaaggAAGGGGAGGAGCCTTAGTTCGTGAGAAGCTTGTGGCGTCCAGTTCTGCCCTTTTCATAATA ATTGGCGATGAGTCCAAATTATGTATCAATGGATTGGGCATGACGGGGGCTGTGCCTATAGAAATTCTTACATTTGGATATGAAAAAATCATAGAAAATTTgctaaaaatatatacactCAAAGGatgtacatataaaatgaGAAAGAGAAACGGAGAGATATTTATTACAgacaataaaaattatattgtagattttttttttactgAGCCTATACAAGATTTATTAGAAACATGTACAAGAATTAAAATG aCTACTGGAGTTGTTGATCATGGtatttttgttaatatGACGAATGTAGCTTTAATAAGTAAACACGATGGAACTGTATTGAcattaaacaaaaaatatgaataa